Below is a genomic region from Burkholderia pseudomultivorans.
CAACTTCGCGATCTTCTCGCTGTGGCTGCCCGAGCAGTACCCGACCCGCGTGCGGGCCACCGCGTTCGCGTTCAATGCGTCGGTCGGCCGGTTCATCGGCGCGGGCGTCAACTTCGTGCTCGGCGCCGCGATTCACGGTTACGGCTCGCTGGGCGTGCCGGTCGCGTGGACCGCGGCCGTGTTCGTGCTCGGCATCCTGATCCTGCCGTTCGCGGTCGAAACGCGTCACCAGACCTTGCCGGAATGAACCGCGCATCGCGGCGGGCCGGATCGACCGGCCGCGCCGCGTCCCTCATCTTCAATATCAGGAGTTCGGAATGCAGGCATTACAAGGAATCAGGGTCGTCGATCTGAGTCGCGCGCTGTCGGGGCCGTTCTGTTCGATGGTGCTCGCCGATCTCGGCGCCGACGTGATCAAGGTCGAGTCGGGCCCGCACGGCGACATGAGCCGCGCGTGGGGGCCGTTCGATCGCGGCGTGAGCACGTACTACCTGTCCTGCAACCGCAACAAGCGCGGGATCTGCGTCGATTTCCGGCAACCGGCCGGCCTCGACGTCGTGCGTCGTCTGATTGCGCAGGCCGACGTCGTGATCGAGAACTTCAAGGCCGGCACGATGGACGCGATGGGGCTCGGCTACGACGTGCTGAGCGCGCGCGATGCGCGGCTCGTGATGGGCAGCATCACCGCGTTCGGCCCGCGCGGCCCGTTGCGCGACTGGCCGGGCTTCGACCAGATCGCGCAGGGCTATGCGGGGCTGATGAGCATCACCGGCTTCCCCGACGGCGAGCCGACCCGCACCGGCACCGCGATCGGCGATCTCAGCTCGGGAATGTGGGTCGCGACGGGCGTCGTCGCCGCGCTGTTCGAGCGCGAGCGCACCGGGCGCGGCCAGCATGTCGGCTCGTCGCTGCTGGAAAGCCTGGTCTCGCTGCTGAGCGTGCACGGCCAGCGCTATCTGAGCCTGGGCGACGTGCCGCGCCGCACCGGCAACGCGCACGCGGTGATCGCGCCGTACGGCGTGTTCGAGACGGCCGACGGCCCGCTCAATCTCGCACCGATCACGACCGACATGTGGCTGCGGCTGTGCGAACTGCTCGATTTGCGTGAGTTGCCGCACGATCCGCGCTTTGCGACCAACGACGCGCGCGTCGCGAATCGCGATGCGTTGAAGGCGCTGCTCGAAAGCCGGCTGCGCACGCGCGGCAAGCGCGAGTGGACGCAGCGCTTCGTCGAGGCCGGGCTGCCGGCGGGGCCGATCAATACGCTCGACGAAGTCTTCGCCGATCCGCAGCTCGCGCACTGCGGGCTCGTCGAACCGGTTGCGCACCCGACGCTCGGCACGCTGCGCCAGGTCGTCACGCCGCTCGGCGCGATGGACGACGCCGCGCCGACACCGCGCACGCATCGCGCGCCGCCGCTGCTCGGCGAGCATACGGTCGGCGTGCTGCGCGAAGCGGGCTTCGACGACGACGCGATCGGCGCGTTGCTGGCCGCGCGCACGATCTTCCAGGCCGATGCGCTCGAGCGGGCCGAGACGACGGCGGAGGCGCTGCAATGAGCGACGCGACGAAACCCGCAGGGCCGTCGGGCGTGACGGTCGACAGCATCGGCGAGCGGATCGCATGCGTGCGCTTTGCGAATCC
It encodes:
- a CDS encoding CaiB/BaiF CoA transferase family protein, whose product is MQALQGIRVVDLSRALSGPFCSMVLADLGADVIKVESGPHGDMSRAWGPFDRGVSTYYLSCNRNKRGICVDFRQPAGLDVVRRLIAQADVVIENFKAGTMDAMGLGYDVLSARDARLVMGSITAFGPRGPLRDWPGFDQIAQGYAGLMSITGFPDGEPTRTGTAIGDLSSGMWVATGVVAALFERERTGRGQHVGSSLLESLVSLLSVHGQRYLSLGDVPRRTGNAHAVIAPYGVFETADGPLNLAPITTDMWLRLCELLDLRELPHDPRFATNDARVANRDALKALLESRLRTRGKREWTQRFVEAGLPAGPINTLDEVFADPQLAHCGLVEPVAHPTLGTLRQVVTPLGAMDDAAPTPRTHRAPPLLGEHTVGVLREAGFDDDAIGALLAARTIFQADALERAETTAEALQ